In one Saimiri boliviensis isolate mSaiBol1 chromosome 19, mSaiBol1.pri, whole genome shotgun sequence genomic region, the following are encoded:
- the FCGR2B gene encoding low affinity immunoglobulin gamma Fc region receptor II-b isoform X2 has translation MEILSFLPVLASESDWADCKSPQTWGHMLLWTAVLFLAPVAGTPAASPKAVLKLEPPWINVLQEDSVTLTCQGTHSPESDSTQWFHNGNLISTQKQPSYTFKANNNDSGEYRCQTGRTSLSDPVHLTVLSEWLAIQTPRLEFHEGETIMLRCHSWKDKPLVKVTFFQNGKSKKFSRLDTSFAIPQANHSHSGDYHCTGSVGHTLRSSKPVTITVQVPSTSSPWMGIIVAVVAGIAVAAIVATAVALIYCRKKRISANPAHPDEANKAGAENTITYSLLMHPDAPEELIEPDDPNRI, from the exons ATGGAAATCCTGTCATTCTTACCTGTCCTTGCCAGTGAGAGTGACTGGGCTGACTGCAAGTCCCCCCAGACTTGGGGCCACATGCTTCTCTGGACAGCTGTGCTATTCCTAG CTCCTGTTGCTGGGACACCTG ccGCTTCCCCGAAGGCTGTGCTGAAGCTCGAGCCCCCCTGGATCAACGTGCTCCAGGAGGACTCGGTGACTCTGACGTGCCAGGGGACTCACAGCCCTGAGAGCGACTCCACTCAGTGGTTCCACAATGGGAATCTCATCTCCACCCAAAAGCAGCCCAGCTATACCTTCAAGGCCAACAACAATGACAGCGGGGAATACAGGTGCCAGACCGGCCGGACCAGCCTCAGCGACCCCGTGCATCTGACTGTGCTTTCCG AGTGGTTGGCGATCCAGACCCCTAGGCTGGAGTTCCACGAGGGAGAAACCATCATGCTGAGGTGCCACAGTTGGAAAGACAAGCCTCTGGTCAAAGTTACATTCTTCCAGAATGGAAAATCCAAGAAATTTTCCCGTTTGGACACAAGCTTTGCCATCCCACAAGCAAACCACAGTCACAGTGGTGATTACCACTGCACAGGAAGCGTAGGCCACACGCTGCGCTCTTCCAAGCCTGTGACCATCACTGTCCAAG TGCCCAGCACGAGCTCTCCGTGGATGGGGATCATTGTGGCCGTGGTCGCCGGGATTGCTGTAGCGGCCATTGTTGCTACTGCAGTGGCCTTGATCTACTGCAGGAAAAAGCGGATTTCAG CCAATCCCGCTCATCCTGACGAGGCTAACAAAGCTGGG GCTGAGAACACAATCACCTACTCACTTCTCATGCACCCAGATGCTCCGGAAGAATTAATAGAGCCCGATGACCCGAACCGTATTTAG
- the FCGR2B gene encoding low affinity immunoglobulin gamma Fc region receptor II-b isoform X1 has translation MEILSFLPVLASESDWADCKSPQTWGHMLLWTAVLFLAPVAGTPAASPKAVLKLEPPWINVLQEDSVTLTCQGTHSPESDSTQWFHNGNLISTQKQPSYTFKANNNDSGEYRCQTGRTSLSDPVHLTVLSEWLAIQTPRLEFHEGETIMLRCHSWKDKPLVKVTFFQNGKSKKFSRLDTSFAIPQANHSHSGDYHCTGSVGHTLRSSKPVTITVQVPSTSSPWMGIIVAVVAGIAVAAIVATAVALIYCRKKRISALPGNPERREMGGTLPEKPANPAHPDEANKAGAENTITYSLLMHPDAPEELIEPDDPNRI, from the exons ATGGAAATCCTGTCATTCTTACCTGTCCTTGCCAGTGAGAGTGACTGGGCTGACTGCAAGTCCCCCCAGACTTGGGGCCACATGCTTCTCTGGACAGCTGTGCTATTCCTAG CTCCTGTTGCTGGGACACCTG ccGCTTCCCCGAAGGCTGTGCTGAAGCTCGAGCCCCCCTGGATCAACGTGCTCCAGGAGGACTCGGTGACTCTGACGTGCCAGGGGACTCACAGCCCTGAGAGCGACTCCACTCAGTGGTTCCACAATGGGAATCTCATCTCCACCCAAAAGCAGCCCAGCTATACCTTCAAGGCCAACAACAATGACAGCGGGGAATACAGGTGCCAGACCGGCCGGACCAGCCTCAGCGACCCCGTGCATCTGACTGTGCTTTCCG AGTGGTTGGCGATCCAGACCCCTAGGCTGGAGTTCCACGAGGGAGAAACCATCATGCTGAGGTGCCACAGTTGGAAAGACAAGCCTCTGGTCAAAGTTACATTCTTCCAGAATGGAAAATCCAAGAAATTTTCCCGTTTGGACACAAGCTTTGCCATCCCACAAGCAAACCACAGTCACAGTGGTGATTACCACTGCACAGGAAGCGTAGGCCACACGCTGCGCTCTTCCAAGCCTGTGACCATCACTGTCCAAG TGCCCAGCACGAGCTCTCCGTGGATGGGGATCATTGTGGCCGTGGTCGCCGGGATTGCTGTAGCGGCCATTGTTGCTACTGCAGTGGCCTTGATCTACTGCAGGAAAAAGCGGATTTCAG CTCTCCCAGGAAACCCTGAGCGCAGGGAAATGGGAGGGACCCTCCCTGAGAAACCAG CCAATCCCGCTCATCCTGACGAGGCTAACAAAGCTGGG GCTGAGAACACAATCACCTACTCACTTCTCATGCACCCAGATGCTCCGGAAGAATTAATAGAGCCCGATGACCCGAACCGTATTTAG